The following coding sequences lie in one Candidatus Bathyarchaeia archaeon genomic window:
- a CDS encoding serine protease has protein sequence MPPWGTILKELNALKQQKGPIAFDEIRRKYLVALQQHTGRSTVLYAARWTHPLPLPVPVSPEQVMITEEDMEGFMEAFTGLSPDTGLDIILHSPGGSAEATEALVTYIRSEFSDVRVIIPHAAMSAATMLACSANKIVMGAQSSIGPIDPQFTVIGEGGVRGSSPAQAILDQFALAKKECRDRNNLGAWVPMLTQYGPALLVQCEEALKLSRELVRSWLARFMFHGQKNGRWKAGMVAERLAKHATFKTHARHIGRDQARSYGLVVDDLEKDPVLEDLVLSVFHATSLTFNGTPTMKLIENHLGNAWVRQLALTISQQPTALSPATPSPPLPPGPSQN, from the coding sequence GTGCCACCTTGGGGGACAATTCTCAAAGAGCTGAACGCTCTCAAACAACAGAAGGGTCCCATCGCCTTTGATGAGATCCGACGGAAGTACCTAGTAGCTCTCCAGCAACACACGGGAAGAAGTACTGTTCTTTACGCTGCACGATGGACTCACCCGCTCCCTTTGCCAGTGCCCGTTTCTCCGGAACAAGTAATGATTACCGAAGAGGACATGGAGGGTTTTATGGAGGCTTTCACAGGTCTTTCTCCTGATACCGGCTTAGATATCATTCTACACTCTCCAGGCGGATCTGCTGAAGCCACTGAGGCACTGGTTACCTACATCCGGTCCGAGTTCTCGGACGTCCGTGTGATAATTCCTCATGCTGCGATGTCGGCGGCGACGATGCTTGCCTGCTCCGCAAACAAGATTGTTATGGGTGCCCAGTCGTCGATTGGCCCTATCGATCCTCAATTCACAGTCATTGGTGAGGGCGGAGTTCGAGGGTCTAGCCCTGCACAGGCAATACTGGACCAATTCGCACTCGCAAAGAAGGAATGTCGAGATAGAAACAACCTCGGGGCATGGGTCCCAATGCTCACCCAATACGGGCCTGCATTACTTGTTCAGTGCGAGGAAGCCCTGAAGTTATCCCGGGAACTTGTCAGGAGCTGGCTTGCAAGGTTCATGTTTCACGGCCAGAAGAACGGGAGATGGAAAGCGGGAATGGTCGCAGAGCGGCTAGCGAAGCACGCCACCTTCAAAACTCATGCACGACACATCGGCAGGGATCAGGCACGATCCTACGGACTCGTTGTCGATGATCTGGAGAAGGACCCGGTGCTCGAAGACCTAGTGTTGTCCGTCTTTCACGCTACCAGTCTCACATTCAACGGGACTCCTACCATGAAGCTGATCGAGAACCACTTGGGCAATGCATGGGTCAGACAACTTGCTCTTACCATCTCTCAGCAGCCCACGGCCCTATCCCCTGCAACTCCGTCTCCTCCCCTGCCTCCAGGTCCTTCTCAAAACTGA
- a CDS encoding HNH endonuclease signature motif containing protein → MDSGPASPSNRNTVGHAPGPVSNGPVLLDAAKAEKKKYRSRLSPQAYKIAVAFLRDRQTGKCYGTDCTEIPWQIHHRDGNTHNWNPENLRLSCQEHNPRGLVESVERKKETLWPDVNASYEVRRHVQLETDFEKTLDRLLDLGPVTVKEAENRIAKINGSTQPVVRLWIDREITPEGSFTISERQVSDGRKTRTEQYLGRKRIPQ, encoded by the coding sequence GTGGACTCTGGGCCTGCGAGCCCATCAAACCGGAACACCGTAGGTCACGCACCGGGTCCTGTTTCCAATGGACCCGTACTTCTCGACGCGGCGAAGGCAGAGAAAAAGAAATACAGATCGCGACTCTCTCCGCAAGCCTACAAGATCGCGGTAGCTTTCCTGAGAGACCGTCAGACTGGTAAGTGCTATGGGACTGACTGTACAGAGATACCTTGGCAGATTCATCATCGAGACGGAAATACGCACAACTGGAACCCTGAGAATTTGCGACTATCTTGTCAAGAGCACAATCCCCGGGGACTAGTGGAGAGTGTAGAGAGAAAGAAGGAAACACTTTGGCCCGACGTGAACGCGTCCTACGAGGTTCGGCGTCATGTCCAGCTCGAAACAGACTTTGAAAAGACACTTGATCGCTTGCTTGACTTGGGACCTGTGACTGTGAAGGAAGCCGAGAATCGGATCGCCAAGATTAATGGATCAACGCAGCCAGTCGTGAGATTGTGGATTGATCGAGAGATCACCCCTGAGGGCTCATTCACTATCTCCGAACGCCAGGTTAGCGATGGCCGTAAGACTCGAACCGAGCAGTACCTAGGGCGCAAGAGAATCCCACAATGA
- a CDS encoding tyrosine-type recombinase/integrase, which yields MPRVVDISEADLEQIRGYQSVQRWLRELEGSTLVNYPRYMVMFKRASSMDPDQFLQWAKTRPDGFDTLDLIVKTAEGFTESNRINYIVAGRSFLTHNGVRNLPKQKLSYTAEDWHRGYRREEIKKLLGYLDSKVHKLYAYIAIETGLRANTILALQYHHVMEDLKAGTVPCAVRFEPKFYRGTKKAGFTFIGKRTVSLLNECIKDKLVDTKPDARLVHLVYSTIVEVVQRAKEKAGIDPKVQPNHGFRKYFEGALDRAELDFDVKRLLEGHFPDARSKSYTDRTWETLRPAYEKAYAFLDVEGSSPEVTTELGNLAEKNIELERQLKEERRRREALEELVPKRLKEHSADLMTMTIEPLADRIDQLEKLVRKLVSKKESK from the coding sequence CAATTATCCACGGTATATGGTCATGTTCAAGCGAGCGAGTTCTATGGACCCGGATCAGTTTCTTCAATGGGCGAAGACACGTCCCGACGGTTTCGACACTCTCGATCTTATCGTTAAGACGGCAGAAGGCTTCACAGAGAGCAACAGGATCAACTACATTGTTGCTGGGCGTAGCTTCCTGACTCATAATGGGGTTCGCAACCTGCCCAAACAGAAGCTAAGCTACACTGCTGAAGATTGGCATAGAGGATACCGAAGAGAGGAGATCAAGAAGCTACTCGGCTACTTGGACAGCAAGGTCCACAAGTTGTATGCATACATTGCAATCGAGACAGGGCTTCGGGCCAATACAATTCTTGCTCTCCAATATCACCACGTTATGGAAGATCTCAAGGCTGGAACGGTTCCCTGCGCAGTTAGGTTTGAACCGAAATTCTACCGGGGAACCAAGAAGGCGGGCTTCACCTTTATCGGGAAAAGAACAGTCAGCTTACTCAACGAATGCATCAAGGACAAGCTTGTCGACACGAAACCGGATGCTCGACTCGTACACTTGGTGTACTCGACCATAGTAGAGGTCGTCCAGCGGGCCAAGGAGAAGGCAGGGATCGACCCGAAGGTCCAGCCAAATCACGGATTCCGGAAATATTTCGAAGGGGCACTCGACAGAGCTGAGCTCGACTTCGACGTAAAGCGATTGCTCGAGGGCCACTTTCCTGACGCAAGATCCAAGTCCTACACAGATAGAACATGGGAGACTCTGAGACCCGCCTACGAGAAGGCCTACGCTTTTCTGGATGTTGAAGGCTCAAGTCCAGAGGTTACAACTGAGCTCGGCAACCTTGCTGAGAAGAACATCGAACTGGAAAGGCAACTCAAGGAAGAGAGACGCAGAAGAGAAGCTCTTGAGGAGCTAGTCCCTAAACGGTTGAAGGAACACTCCGCAGATCTGATGACCATGACCATCGAACCGCTTGCAGATAGGATCGATCAATTGGAGAAACTGGTTCGAAAGCTGGTGAGCAAGAAGGAATCCAAGTGA